From one Geoalkalibacter halelectricus genomic stretch:
- a CDS encoding GPW/gp25 family protein, giving the protein MANNFERFGTDLRLLGDLERQNSRSQGSDLFTRTRPETGQVDLATLAQVENLQQALLLRFLTPVGELAQLGHPDYGCRLYELIGEPNTETNRNRAKLYTLLALQAEPRVKEVLTVSVTTRRQRPTEVDIRAKVKVIDSDTVLNLVFPFFFEGAAP; this is encoded by the coding sequence ATGGCGAACAATTTCGAGCGTTTCGGCACCGACCTGCGCCTGCTCGGCGACCTGGAGCGACAGAATTCCCGCTCCCAGGGCAGCGACCTTTTCACCCGCACCCGGCCCGAGACCGGACAGGTGGATCTGGCCACCCTGGCCCAGGTGGAGAATCTGCAGCAAGCCCTGCTGCTGCGGTTTCTCACCCCGGTGGGCGAGTTGGCGCAACTCGGTCATCCCGATTACGGCTGTCGGCTTTATGAGCTGATCGGCGAGCCCAACACCGAGACCAACCGCAACCGCGCCAAGCTCTATACCCTGCTCGCCCTGCAAGCGGAGCCACGGGTCAAGGAAGTGCTCACGGTCAGCGTCACCACCCGGCGCCAGCGACCGACCGAGGTGGACATCAGGGCCAAGGTCAAGGTCATCGACAGCGATACGGTACTCAATCTGGTCTTTCCCTTCTTCTTCGAAGGAGCCGCGCCATGA
- a CDS encoding proprotein convertase P-domain-containing protein, with amino-acid sequence MKKSDEGRFLCRGGQKIEVDRAADSFTVNLRTPKDAAHLRDAAEVEQVELLTGKVAKVKLCADKSVTQNRDRLMEKLRTSDRLVVHHEYLDHANPDISYQITPEILLKFKDSASRERMAEILEQAGVIIKKEYPQLGLTFLVEVTDAAGANPVKVANRLAANPEVEYAEPSLINRFVHSSLPVDEQFASQWHLYSKTQTAPDIDPLADANIFEAWQLGKGRRDIVVAVLDDGFELSHPDFQGVGKVVEPVDFVGGDDLPLPEAGDYHGTPCAGVAIAEENGVGCVGAAPGCAFMPVRFPLGANDPWLIEIFTYVSQRAHIASCSWGMIPGNHPLSSAVRDTFTHLARSGGKDGRGLLIVFAAGNYDAPLDATIDYPVRWLGRDLQGNWRTFSATGRIVNGHAAHPDTLAVSAITSLNRKSLYSNWGGQISVAAPSNNFDPTTLGQLPGRGITTTDNLYYGSSFTAGKRYTNSFGGTSSATPLVAGICALVKSVNPELSALEVKAIIEESADKVEDSSTDPLYGHAKGTYQNGHSEWFGHGKVNALRAVQQAAARLVPRRVVEKENTSVLAIPDFSAVGVSSPLAVSETGPVTEVFVEIDITHTWIGDLEISLVSPAGTRALLHNRAGGSTKNLRRGYTLVDTPALGALLGESAAGDWVLHVADRARADVGTLNRWSLKLVLGEPRKIEVGTNQSQTIPDNDPAGIASPLAVGSERRLQDIAVSVDVTHTWIGDLRVSLVAPTGEEVVLHNRSGGSADNIRATYTPTTTPALGTLVQAQAPVGGVWTLKVADLARRDVGKLNGWGLELQVQ; translated from the coding sequence ATGAAAAAATCCGATGAAGGCCGTTTTCTCTGCCGCGGCGGCCAAAAAATCGAAGTGGATCGCGCCGCCGACAGCTTCACCGTCAACCTGCGCACCCCCAAGGATGCGGCTCACCTGCGCGACGCGGCCGAGGTGGAGCAGGTCGAGCTGCTGACCGGCAAGGTGGCCAAGGTCAAGTTGTGTGCCGATAAAAGCGTGACGCAGAACCGCGACCGACTCATGGAAAAATTGCGCACCAGCGACCGGCTGGTGGTTCACCACGAGTACCTCGATCACGCCAACCCCGACATCAGCTACCAGATCACTCCGGAAATCCTCCTCAAGTTCAAGGACAGCGCATCCCGCGAGCGCATGGCCGAAATTCTCGAGCAGGCGGGCGTGATCATCAAAAAAGAATATCCGCAGCTCGGACTAACCTTTCTGGTGGAAGTCACCGACGCCGCCGGGGCCAATCCGGTCAAGGTCGCCAATCGCCTGGCGGCAAACCCGGAAGTGGAATACGCCGAACCCTCGCTCATCAACCGATTCGTGCACAGCAGCCTGCCCGTGGACGAACAGTTCGCTTCCCAGTGGCATCTTTACAGCAAAACCCAGACGGCGCCCGACATCGACCCGCTGGCCGACGCCAACATTTTTGAAGCCTGGCAGCTCGGCAAGGGCCGCCGCGATATCGTGGTGGCGGTGCTCGACGACGGCTTCGAGCTCTCCCATCCCGATTTCCAGGGCGTCGGCAAGGTGGTGGAGCCGGTGGATTTCGTCGGCGGCGACGATCTGCCGCTGCCCGAAGCGGGCGACTACCACGGCACCCCCTGCGCGGGGGTAGCCATCGCTGAGGAAAACGGCGTGGGCTGCGTCGGCGCCGCGCCGGGCTGTGCCTTCATGCCGGTGCGCTTTCCCCTGGGGGCGAACGATCCCTGGCTGATCGAGATCTTTACCTACGTGTCGCAGCGCGCGCACATCGCCTCGTGCAGTTGGGGCATGATTCCCGGCAATCATCCTTTGAGTTCCGCGGTGCGCGACACCTTCACCCATCTGGCCCGCAGCGGCGGCAAGGACGGCCGCGGTCTGCTCATCGTCTTCGCCGCGGGCAATTACGACGCGCCCCTCGACGCCACCATCGATTACCCGGTCCGCTGGCTGGGCCGCGATCTGCAAGGCAACTGGCGCACCTTCTCCGCCACCGGACGCATCGTCAACGGCCATGCCGCCCACCCCGACACCCTGGCGGTCAGCGCCATCACCTCCCTCAACCGCAAGTCCCTCTACAGCAACTGGGGAGGGCAGATTTCGGTGGCGGCGCCGAGCAACAACTTCGATCCGACCACCCTCGGCCAACTGCCCGGGCGCGGCATCACCACCACCGACAACCTCTACTACGGCTCAAGCTTCACCGCCGGCAAGCGCTACACCAACAGCTTCGGCGGCACCAGCAGCGCCACACCCCTGGTCGCCGGGATCTGCGCCCTGGTCAAGTCGGTCAACCCCGAACTCAGCGCCCTGGAGGTCAAGGCAATCATCGAGGAAAGCGCCGACAAGGTGGAGGATTCGTCCACCGATCCCCTCTACGGCCACGCCAAGGGCACCTATCAGAACGGACACTCGGAGTGGTTCGGCCACGGCAAGGTCAACGCCCTGCGCGCCGTGCAGCAAGCGGCGGCCCGCCTGGTTCCGCGGCGCGTGGTCGAGAAGGAAAACACCAGCGTCCTGGCTATTCCGGATTTCTCCGCAGTCGGTGTTTCCAGCCCCCTGGCCGTCTCGGAAACCGGCCCGGTGACCGAGGTTTTCGTTGAAATCGACATCACCCATACCTGGATTGGCGACCTGGAGATCAGCCTGGTGTCGCCGGCGGGCACGCGGGCGCTGCTGCATAATCGCGCGGGCGGCAGCACCAAGAATCTGCGGCGCGGTTACACCCTGGTGGATACCCCCGCCCTCGGCGCGCTGCTCGGCGAATCCGCCGCCGGCGATTGGGTGCTGCATGTGGCCGACCGCGCGCGGGCCGACGTCGGTACACTCAACCGCTGGAGCCTCAAGCTGGTGCTCGGCGAACCGCGGAAGATTGAGGTCGGCACCAACCAAAGCCAGACCATCCCCGACAACGACCCGGCCGGAATCGCCAGCCCCCTGGCGGTGGGCAGCGAACGACGCCTCCAGGACATCGCGGTGAGCGTTGATGTCACCCACACCTGGATCGGCGATCTGCGCGTGTCCCTGGTCGCACCCACGGGCGAAGAGGTGGTGCTGCACAATCGTAGCGGCGGTAGTGCCGATAACATCCGCGCCACCTACACCCCGACGACCACTCCGGCCCTGGGCACCTTGGTGCAGGCGCAAGCCCCGGTCGGCGGGGTGTGGACCCTCAAGGTGGCGGATCTGGCGCGGCGCGACGTGGGCAAGCTCAATGGCTGGGGATTGGAACTTCAGGTGCAATAG
- a CDS encoding phage baseplate assembly protein V produces MSSIVATIQEIIRHELKRVRIAELGVVTAVYPHSAGGDHENYGCDVRLKNSGLELKRVPVATGHIGTAAIPNIDDLVLLAFDKGDVNQPIIIGRLYNDEDRPPLNNPDEVIFRLPLHASDDEAIKARIRNHRDQRPPREILIEMAPKITVRINDGTVTATAGQTEMKLDQPDGSGGTVTVVAGNTKIVMNQDGDVEVEALGAMTLKAQRDLTLEGMNVKIKGQMNVDLDAGAQAGVKANMGATINGGLSATLQGASVSIKGITSFSP; encoded by the coding sequence ATGTCATCCATCGTCGCCACCATCCAGGAAATCATCCGCCATGAGCTCAAGCGCGTGCGCATCGCCGAGCTCGGCGTGGTGACGGCGGTCTATCCGCACAGCGCCGGCGGCGACCACGAGAACTACGGCTGCGATGTGCGCCTGAAAAACAGCGGCCTGGAACTCAAGCGGGTGCCCGTGGCCACGGGGCACATCGGCACCGCGGCGATTCCCAACATCGACGATCTGGTGCTGCTGGCCTTCGACAAGGGCGACGTCAACCAGCCGATCATCATCGGCCGCTTGTACAACGATGAAGACCGCCCGCCTCTCAACAACCCCGACGAGGTGATCTTCCGTCTGCCCCTGCACGCCTCCGACGACGAGGCGATCAAGGCGCGGATCCGCAACCACCGGGATCAGCGACCGCCGCGCGAAATTCTCATTGAGATGGCGCCGAAAATCACCGTGCGCATCAACGACGGGACAGTGACCGCCACCGCCGGACAGACGGAAATGAAGCTCGATCAGCCCGACGGCAGCGGCGGTACGGTGACGGTGGTGGCGGGCAACACCAAGATCGTCATGAACCAGGACGGCGACGTGGAGGTCGAGGCCCTGGGCGCCATGACCCTCAAGGCCCAGCGCGACCTGACCCTGGAAGGAATGAACGTCAAGATCAAAGGCCAGATGAACGTCGATCTGGATGCGGGCGCCCAGGCCGGCGTCAAGGCCAACATGGGCGCCACCATCAACGGCGGGCTCTCAGCCACGCTGCAAGGGGCGTCGGTGAGCATCAAGGGCATAACGTCCTTTTCGCCTTGA
- a CDS encoding peptidoglycan-binding protein, which produces MSLRPMLDDIELQQVQFIDSDQDQILVGHRVPALEGDFWQGLGRRAGGITLAGVLTGAEAGEGLNNLREKFHAAAPVSFVADIAAAVRVDQVLIESMEVREIAGRPLRFEYLFRLREYIPVPPPRRETPPPPPPPPPSPDVGILEVEVLVEGQPEFDHAETVVTVEGEQEDGTPLSRTLTNRSDNVWREEEFPPGAYTCRARVEQPQLMTGEASAAVRAGETTRALIRLRPGGMIAKAFVVHFWFDKAFIEPCLRGVLRRIAEYAANHADEKMVIVGHTDLVGSDVYNQSLSERRGRAVYAWLTAGRDPAASRAEWENLRRARPVGQLPSIHDTWAVREYQFILSDLDYYKASIDEDHGPLTSEAVRNFQLDQGLPQTGQVNDTTWSALIAAYLDQDRLAVPENQLLPNAGDGCSNGVVKWLGGGEKDPVRNTQDAWRPNRRTEILFVRAAEFPCAVPQPVTWNLPSPGGDWCVGPGDPNQRTCFVARGSEQPNKWLVVAAEPGQVTVDGTVTRPDGSPVGNEPYALMAPDGEYLHTDAAGRPDLGERPSGPQRGRPIPNRTATDGSFRFPDPRPEGTYILHLLELRAPAVARLADAPPQTARGNFVCRRLEAGPTPPPGVEAASPARDASAVVEPTPAPPVTVNPTLTLARTLVVVKKSHTDPARVQVTLATDAPFNRTGTLTRSSNAVRFFTAASGGTEITFNGTDNVFTGARLSAGVQLFAEGATASTAMDDVQLTLTLAAGSTPIGPPALATMTAVELTLDIADPRPAPGTAPPQLPQPPPAPGATPTDKWFGGRLLNAQDPDNRQERALVTLRPVQPAAFTGTLTLRNVRVAGNTITGVDNKLQLFDNEQPTAGEVAKNNPHELAANTIPAAGLELFAEGRSSSANLRDTGLQIGIKDVEADGDRVAVTVGVTAQIAMPSTVVLVKKPHTSPARRPITLRTNVAFGRNGTLTRSSNAIRFFTAAAGGTEITFNGADNVFTGAQLTAGVQVFAEGASASAAMDDFRLTLTLAPGNAPPAGRPTTANMTAVELTLDIFATRTLAGTDPAPLPQPPNVPPAVGATPTDKWFGGRFVHLQDASHHHGRALVIVRQVRPATFTGTLTLRNVAIAGVNVTGLDARARLFDTEQFTAGEAAKANPHEFAAATVPAAGLRFFAEGRAVSAALRDTALQLGIKDLDDDGDRVRLTVVRFRNLSADIPSTPAQTPRLGNSPVARHNLSRATGALAAADFDEDFTTNPPLVLLHNAVRAADPINLSVQIEPAGVPVSWSVQRDTRAVPNGDHAGVIALSPNPAPTLTPNGADRLRATLITDAVGSFHVRPFVDIDGNGQFDHNIDREPFIILNTVLVHASLHQDNSIAEATHFVVNNLNPGPPPSGIRVRSGVFAIATPNTAALKMTATLDLVGGGNDGTRGLDRVFAGWINNQTAEENIVGTFTDSSVAPPVNRTSRSVFASNRALASGPDNNKRFLPGDPVPILVAPPLLDSGRQPNPGSGGNTATLSTSRITSRTPLRTPLAPAAVGERLLVEAVDSPGDGEGANHPGFPAAQLVRFQFGLTFKAFLSLWTNLSASIGATGDPADRLYSVLREVDWDMEGEWTLTPATGAITEVTAPRVSILASSTATPPDPAETTDAEIRPPTGLSLLARDARA; this is translated from the coding sequence ATGTCCCTTCGCCCCATGCTTGACGATATCGAACTGCAGCAGGTGCAGTTCATCGACAGCGACCAGGACCAGATCCTGGTGGGGCATCGCGTGCCTGCCCTGGAAGGCGATTTCTGGCAGGGGCTGGGACGGCGCGCCGGCGGCATTACCCTGGCGGGGGTGCTGACCGGCGCCGAGGCCGGTGAAGGGCTGAACAACCTGCGGGAAAAATTTCACGCCGCGGCACCCGTCTCTTTTGTCGCCGACATCGCGGCGGCGGTGCGCGTGGATCAGGTGCTCATCGAATCCATGGAGGTGCGCGAGATCGCCGGGCGGCCCCTGCGCTTCGAGTATCTCTTTCGCCTGCGCGAGTACATTCCGGTGCCGCCGCCGCGGCGCGAAACGCCTCCACCGCCGCCCCCGCCGCCACCGAGCCCCGATGTCGGTATTCTCGAGGTGGAAGTGCTGGTCGAAGGACAGCCCGAGTTCGACCACGCGGAAACGGTTGTGACCGTGGAAGGCGAGCAGGAGGACGGCACCCCCCTCTCGCGCACCCTCACCAACCGCAGCGACAATGTCTGGCGCGAGGAAGAATTTCCGCCTGGTGCCTACACCTGCCGGGCGCGGGTGGAGCAGCCCCAGCTCATGACCGGTGAGGCAAGTGCGGCGGTGCGGGCGGGAGAAACAACCCGCGCCCTTATCCGCCTGCGCCCCGGCGGGATGATCGCCAAGGCGTTTGTCGTGCATTTCTGGTTCGACAAAGCCTTCATCGAGCCCTGCCTGCGCGGTGTGCTGCGCCGCATCGCGGAATACGCCGCGAACCATGCCGACGAAAAAATGGTCATTGTCGGGCATACCGACCTGGTGGGTTCCGACGTTTACAACCAATCCCTCTCCGAGCGCCGGGGACGTGCTGTCTACGCCTGGCTCACCGCCGGACGCGACCCGGCTGCGAGTCGCGCCGAATGGGAAAACCTGCGGCGCGCGCGACCCGTTGGGCAACTGCCATCCATTCACGACACCTGGGCGGTGCGCGAGTATCAGTTCATTCTCAGTGATCTGGATTACTACAAGGCAAGCATCGACGAGGACCACGGCCCTCTCACCAGCGAGGCGGTACGCAATTTTCAGCTTGATCAGGGACTCCCCCAGACCGGCCAGGTCAACGACACCACCTGGTCGGCGCTGATTGCAGCCTACCTGGATCAGGATCGCTTGGCGGTTCCGGAAAACCAATTGCTGCCCAACGCCGGCGACGGCTGTTCCAACGGTGTCGTCAAGTGGCTGGGCGGGGGGGAAAAAGATCCGGTACGCAACACCCAGGATGCTTGGCGCCCCAACCGTCGCACGGAGATCCTGTTCGTGCGCGCCGCGGAGTTTCCCTGCGCGGTTCCCCAGCCGGTGACCTGGAACCTGCCGTCTCCCGGCGGCGATTGGTGTGTCGGCCCGGGCGACCCCAATCAGCGCACCTGCTTTGTCGCCCGCGGCAGCGAGCAGCCGAACAAATGGCTGGTGGTGGCGGCCGAACCCGGTCAAGTCACCGTCGACGGCACCGTCACCCGGCCCGACGGTTCACCGGTGGGCAACGAGCCCTACGCCCTGATGGCTCCGGACGGCGAATATTTGCACACCGATGCCGCCGGACGCCCAGATCTCGGCGAGCGCCCCTCAGGTCCGCAACGCGGCCGCCCCATCCCCAACCGCACCGCCACCGACGGCAGCTTTCGTTTTCCCGACCCGCGCCCCGAGGGCACCTACATCCTCCATTTACTGGAACTGCGCGCCCCGGCTGTGGCGCGCCTGGCCGATGCCCCGCCGCAGACGGCGCGCGGCAATTTCGTCTGCCGACGCCTGGAAGCTGGACCGACACCCCCACCTGGGGTAGAGGCCGCCTCTCCGGCGCGCGACGCGTCGGCAGTCGTCGAACCGACTCCCGCCCCGCCGGTCACGGTCAACCCGACCCTGACCCTGGCCCGCACCCTGGTCGTGGTGAAAAAAAGCCATACGGATCCGGCGCGGGTTCAGGTCACTCTGGCCACCGATGCCCCATTCAACCGCACCGGCACTCTGACCCGTTCGAGCAATGCGGTGCGTTTCTTCACCGCTGCCAGCGGCGGTACTGAAATTACCTTTAACGGAACCGATAATGTCTTCACCGGTGCCCGACTTTCGGCTGGGGTGCAGCTCTTCGCGGAAGGCGCCACCGCCAGCACAGCCATGGACGATGTGCAACTCACCCTGACCCTGGCCGCCGGTTCGACTCCGATCGGGCCGCCTGCGCTGGCGACCATGACGGCGGTGGAGCTGACCCTGGACATCGCCGATCCGCGTCCGGCCCCCGGTACCGCCCCCCCTCAACTTCCACAGCCGCCGCCGGCACCAGGCGCCACCCCAACCGACAAATGGTTCGGCGGACGCCTGCTCAATGCCCAGGATCCCGACAACCGGCAGGAACGCGCCCTGGTCACCCTACGGCCGGTGCAGCCGGCGGCCTTCACCGGCACCCTGACCCTGCGCAACGTGAGGGTTGCGGGCAACACCATCACCGGTGTCGACAACAAGCTGCAGCTCTTCGACAATGAGCAGCCGACCGCCGGCGAGGTGGCGAAGAACAATCCACATGAACTTGCCGCCAACACCATCCCGGCGGCTGGCCTGGAACTCTTTGCCGAGGGGCGCTCCTCCAGTGCGAACCTGCGCGATACCGGACTGCAGATCGGAATCAAGGATGTCGAAGCAGACGGCGATCGGGTCGCCGTGACGGTCGGGGTAACGGCGCAGATCGCCATGCCCTCCACGGTGGTGCTCGTGAAAAAACCCCACACCAGCCCGGCCCGGCGCCCGATAACACTGCGCACAAACGTCGCCTTTGGCCGCAACGGCACCCTCACCCGTTCGAGCAACGCAATCCGCTTCTTCACGGCCGCCGCGGGCGGCACGGAAATCACTTTCAACGGCGCCGACAATGTCTTCACCGGAGCCCAGTTGACCGCCGGGGTTCAAGTGTTCGCCGAAGGCGCGAGCGCCAGCGCCGCCATGGACGACTTCCGCTTGACCCTGACTCTGGCCCCTGGCAATGCTCCGCCGGCCGGCCGGCCGACCACCGCCAACATGACGGCGGTCGAGCTGACCCTCGACATCTTCGCCACCCGCACCCTGGCCGGAACCGATCCCGCCCCCCTGCCGCAGCCGCCCAACGTGCCGCCGGCGGTGGGTGCGACCCCCACCGACAAATGGTTCGGCGGGCGTTTCGTCCATCTGCAAGATGCCAGCCACCATCACGGCCGCGCCCTGGTCATTGTACGCCAGGTCCGCCCGGCCACCTTCACCGGCACCCTGACTCTGCGCAACGTCGCCATCGCCGGTGTCAACGTCACCGGGCTAGACGCCCGGGCGCGCCTCTTCGATACTGAACAATTCACCGCCGGTGAGGCGGCCAAAGCCAATCCCCATGAATTTGCCGCGGCCACGGTACCCGCCGCGGGTCTGCGCTTTTTCGCCGAAGGCAGAGCGGTGAGCGCAGCCCTGCGCGACACCGCTCTGCAACTCGGGATCAAGGACCTCGACGATGACGGCGACCGCGTGCGCCTGACGGTGGTGCGCTTCCGCAACCTGAGCGCCGATATTCCCTCGACCCCGGCGCAGACCCCCCGACTCGGCAACTCACCGGTGGCCCGCCACAATCTGAGCCGCGCCACCGGCGCCCTGGCCGCCGCCGACTTCGACGAGGACTTCACCACCAATCCACCCCTGGTGCTATTGCACAACGCAGTGCGGGCCGCCGACCCAATCAATCTGAGCGTGCAGATTGAGCCGGCCGGGGTGCCGGTGTCGTGGAGCGTGCAACGGGACACCCGCGCCGTCCCCAACGGCGACCATGCCGGCGTCATCGCCCTGTCGCCTAACCCGGCGCCTACCTTGACGCCAAACGGCGCCGACCGGCTGCGCGCCACTCTGATCACCGACGCGGTGGGCTCCTTCCACGTGCGCCCCTTCGTCGACATCGACGGCAACGGCCAGTTCGACCACAACATCGACCGCGAACCGTTCATCATCCTGAACACCGTCCTCGTCCACGCCAGCCTGCACCAGGACAACAGCATCGCCGAAGCCACCCACTTCGTGGTCAACAACCTCAACCCCGGTCCGCCGCCCAGTGGCATTCGGGTGCGCAGTGGAGTTTTTGCTATCGCCACCCCCAACACCGCCGCACTCAAGATGACCGCCACTCTCGACCTGGTCGGCGGCGGAAACGACGGCACCCGCGGGCTCGATCGGGTCTTCGCGGGTTGGATCAACAACCAGACGGCCGAGGAAAACATTGTCGGCACATTTACCGACAGCAGTGTGGCGCCACCGGTCAACCGCACCAGTCGAAGTGTTTTTGCCTCCAACCGTGCCCTTGCGAGCGGTCCTGACAACAACAAAAGATTCCTTCCCGGTGACCCGGTTCCGATCCTCGTTGCGCCGCCTCTGCTTGATTCCGGACGACAACCGAATCCCGGCTCCGGCGGCAACACCGCCACCTTGTCGACCAGCCGCATCACCTCGCGAACCCCATTGCGCACCCCTTTGGCTCCCGCGGCCGTCGGTGAACGTTTGTTGGTGGAAGCGGTCGACAGCCCCGGAGACGGGGAAGGTGCCAATCATCCAGGCTTCCCCGCCGCGCAGTTGGTGCGGTTTCAGTTTGGCCTGACCTTTAAAGCTTTCCTTTCCCTGTGGACCAATCTTTCCGCAAGCATCGGCGCCACTGGCGATCCGGCCGATCGTCTTTACTCGGTGTTGCGCGAGGTGGATTGGGATATGGAAGGGGAGTGGACCCTAACCCCGGCGACGGGCGCGATCACCGAGGTTACTGCCCCCAGGGTCTCCATTTTGGCAAGCAGCACCGCGACACCGCCTGACCCTGCAGAAACCACCGATGCAGAAATTCGGCCGCCTACAGGATTGAGTCTCTTGGCTCGCGACGCCCGCGCGTGA
- a CDS encoding phage tail sheath subtilisin-like domain-containing protein yields the protein MTEMILPGVYTEVRPEGLITPGRVTVGNLGVVGTASKGPVGSPVLIGSYADARQIFGPYDPWVDGASDELTLVRALEQAFAHGATTVFAVRVASASAAQATYTLASAGGPNVRLSANSPGTWGNDLKVNVWDADEHAFIENEEHSGGAAISLGRTPVVRSARNRVRLFTDADGLTRSLKILYESAGDPAPGPGEVRIMNNGDLEFNAADTPGASDLVTASYVVDRSSAVKVTLALGELKESFIAVDGHDLAADVNRLSAWVTATALANAGETPNKSGAADAFSAFGTGANTRGDNGASGADYQVGLDALLNEEAHIIVAAGQDDNFADALDAHCQNASSDAIRRDRIAVVGSGLGADLDAIRGHNVASDRVIFVGPGVKVRDTAAVPPAIVTLPGAYAAAGIAGLLASFSAHISLTNKTVRFNDLEHDFTAAQLTQLVQSRVLALEKRQGLRVVKGITTSTNTAWHQITTRRIVDYAKAGVRSAATPYIGLLNNERVRGAMRATINSFLVEMVEDEMLISFELEVSATREEERQGIARVTLVLRPTFSIDFIKVTMFLE from the coding sequence ATGACAGAGATGATCTTGCCGGGTGTTTACACAGAGGTCCGACCCGAAGGTCTCATCACCCCCGGCCGGGTGACGGTCGGCAATCTGGGGGTGGTGGGTACCGCCAGCAAGGGGCCGGTGGGCTCGCCCGTGCTGATCGGCAGCTATGCCGACGCGCGCCAGATATTCGGTCCCTACGATCCCTGGGTCGACGGCGCAAGCGACGAACTGACCCTGGTGCGCGCCCTGGAGCAGGCCTTCGCCCACGGAGCGACCACGGTATTCGCGGTGCGTGTCGCCTCGGCGAGCGCGGCCCAAGCCACCTACACCCTGGCCTCGGCCGGCGGCCCCAATGTGCGCCTGAGCGCCAATTCACCCGGTACCTGGGGCAATGATCTCAAAGTCAATGTGTGGGACGCCGACGAGCACGCCTTCATCGAAAACGAGGAACACAGCGGCGGCGCCGCCATCAGCCTGGGCCGCACACCGGTGGTGAGAAGCGCCCGCAACCGGGTGCGCCTGTTCACCGACGCCGACGGCCTGACCCGCTCCCTGAAAATTCTCTACGAAAGCGCCGGAGATCCCGCCCCGGGCCCCGGCGAGGTGCGCATCATGAACAACGGGGATCTGGAATTCAACGCCGCGGACACCCCGGGAGCAAGCGACCTCGTCACCGCCTCCTATGTGGTGGACCGGTCCAGCGCGGTCAAGGTGACCCTGGCTTTGGGCGAGCTCAAGGAAAGCTTCATCGCCGTGGACGGCCACGACCTGGCTGCCGACGTCAATCGCCTCTCGGCCTGGGTAACGGCCACCGCCCTGGCCAACGCCGGCGAAACACCGAATAAAAGCGGCGCGGCTGATGCCTTCAGCGCCTTCGGCACCGGCGCCAACACCCGGGGTGACAACGGAGCATCCGGCGCCGATTATCAGGTCGGCCTCGATGCGCTGCTCAATGAAGAGGCACACATCATCGTCGCCGCGGGACAGGACGACAATTTCGCCGACGCCCTCGACGCCCATTGCCAGAACGCCTCCTCGGATGCCATCCGCCGCGATCGCATCGCCGTGGTCGGCAGCGGCCTCGGCGCCGATCTCGACGCCATCCGCGGCCACAATGTCGCCAGCGACCGGGTGATTTTCGTCGGTCCCGGCGTCAAGGTCCGGGACACCGCCGCCGTGCCGCCGGCCATCGTCACCCTGCCCGGCGCCTACGCCGCGGCGGGCATCGCCGGACTGCTGGCAAGTTTTTCCGCGCACATCAGCCTGACCAACAAGACCGTGCGCTTCAACGATCTGGAGCACGACTTCACCGCCGCGCAGCTCACCCAGTTGGTGCAAAGCCGTGTGCTGGCCCTGGAAAAGCGCCAGGGGTTGCGCGTGGTCAAGGGCATCACCACCAGCACCAACACCGCCTGGCACCAGATCACCACGCGCCGCATCGTCGATTACGCCAAAGCCGGCGTTCGCTCCGCCGCCACGCCCTACATCGGCCTGCTCAACAACGAGCGGGTGCGCGGCGCCATGCGCGCCACCATCAACAGTTTCCTGGTCGAGATGGTCGAGGATGAAATGCTCATCAGCTTCGAACTCGAAGTCAGCGCCACCCGCGAAGAAGAGCGCCAGGGCATCGCCCGCGTCACCCTGGTACTGCGGCCGACCTTCAGCATCGACTTCATCAAAGTCACCATGTTCCTGGAATAG